A single region of the Acidithiobacillus acidisediminis genome encodes:
- a CDS encoding S26 family signal peptidase, with the protein MRILPLPANRYTQTRFCFRVFWDMAFFRKLPTVFIFVLLLVIGSLAGLLAYARVEHWSLNSTTCMPLGFYQRGPIPRELKDGDRVYFCPEIGNPLHLSFVGFPAFQKSVKAGENPAMAQAIDGMWLERTPQGHWHCPRDLVPFAKEVVATAGQTVQITKSGVVANGHLLPNSQIVTKVDGMPVVHLPIGFRMVIPKGYFWDYAPGTFAYTSAYYGPEPVKNILGGLRPALVIPGSQYWYPDHIQNSGEH; encoded by the coding sequence TTGAGGATCCTTCCCCTACCCGCCAATCGCTATACCCAGACAAGGTTTTGCTTCCGGGTATTTTGGGATATGGCTTTTTTCCGCAAGTTGCCGACGGTTTTCATCTTCGTCCTGTTACTGGTCATTGGATCCCTGGCGGGGCTTTTGGCCTACGCCAGAGTGGAGCACTGGTCGTTGAACAGCACGACCTGCATGCCTCTGGGGTTCTACCAGCGAGGTCCGATCCCCAGGGAACTGAAAGATGGTGACCGGGTGTATTTTTGCCCGGAGATCGGGAATCCCCTGCATTTGTCCTTTGTGGGGTTCCCTGCCTTCCAGAAGTCGGTCAAGGCTGGCGAGAATCCGGCCATGGCGCAGGCCATCGATGGCATGTGGCTGGAGCGCACACCCCAAGGGCACTGGCATTGCCCTCGGGATCTCGTACCCTTTGCCAAGGAGGTCGTTGCAACTGCCGGGCAGACCGTACAGATCACCAAGTCCGGGGTGGTGGCCAATGGGCATTTGTTGCCCAACAGCCAGATCGTTACCAAGGTCGACGGGATGCCCGTGGTGCATCTTCCCATCGGCTTCCGGATGGTGATCCCCAAAGGGTACTTTTGGGACTATGCCCCCGGGACGTTCGCCTACACCAGTGCCTATTACGGGCCAGAGCCGGTCAAAAACATCCTGGGGGGCTTGCGCCCTGCCCTCGTCATTCCGGGGAGCCAATACTGGTACCCAGACCATATCCAGAATTCCGGCGAGCACTAA
- a CDS encoding HAD family hydrolase, with the protein MRGTVVALDLDGVLLNFEKSWRQCAEWVLRRTLPDPYEDYDLADRYGLSRREVEKVWGAFHRDNWWERIPMYEESWDVIEELEAMGCSLWAVTNVDARHLDARSVSLQGAIPYGRIITLGAEATPEDRVGVLRDLRAVAFVDDQSKNVNAAQPHVACTVLLDRGYRCMPEPALGITVIDDLRDFPETIFGIVS; encoded by the coding sequence ATGAGGGGTACCGTGGTTGCCCTGGATCTCGACGGGGTCCTGCTCAATTTTGAAAAGTCCTGGCGGCAATGCGCCGAGTGGGTATTGCGCCGTACTTTGCCGGATCCCTACGAAGACTACGATCTTGCTGACCGGTACGGACTTTCCCGGCGGGAAGTGGAGAAAGTCTGGGGCGCATTCCACCGGGATAACTGGTGGGAGCGCATCCCGATGTACGAGGAATCGTGGGATGTCATCGAAGAGCTGGAGGCCATGGGCTGCAGCCTGTGGGCGGTAACCAATGTCGATGCGCGGCATCTCGATGCCCGATCGGTCTCATTACAGGGTGCGATCCCCTACGGCAGGATCATCACCCTGGGTGCCGAGGCCACACCGGAGGACCGTGTAGGGGTGTTGCGGGATCTGCGGGCAGTCGCCTTTGTCGACGATCAGAGCAAAAACGTCAATGCGGCACAGCCGCATGTGGCCTGCACGGTGCTTCTGGACCGCGGTTACCGGTGCATGCCGGAACCAGCGCTTGGGATTACGGTCATCGACGATCTGCGGGATTTCCCGGAGACGATTTTTGGGATCGTTTCCTGA